The nucleotide window GTATCATTTAAGAAGGCCTATTCTCCTACTTGGACTGCGACAATCTAGAGTCAGGCCCACTTCCCGCTTGCCATCAGGCCTATGGTACTGCATACTTATTTGGAGTTTTCCTCTCCTTTCCATTCCATTCAACTATTATTTTAATTCCCATTTTCTAATTTTGTGACATTTATATTCCTGCAAAAATTGCTTCCTTCTATTAATTGTTGCTTTTGTACCACATAATCCATTTCACTCAATGAAGTACGATTCTATTTGCTATCATCTACATTGAACCCGGCTTAAACTCCGGCCTTAAATGGGTGCCACCGAACCCAAAACTCCATTGGTCACTGATTTCAGAGAACCCCAACTGGGCAGCATTGGTCGGTTTTTCCTTAGGCCCGCACTTACAGAAAGGTCATGGAGCCTGCCCGCCTAGAGATGTTGAGTTgggtttatttaatattttatacttTATAGTTTTACCGTAGCAGTAACATGGACCAACATGTTTGCTCTGTTGCTCACTTGATGGGTCCCCTGCAGAGTGGGTCCCAATCTCATATTTATTAGCCCATAGTACttcgtagagagagagagaaaagagtttAATAATGGTGGCAAGTGGGCGATGTAAAAGCAGCCGTGGGTCGAGGATGGAAGGTTAAACCTTCACTCAGATGTTCTACTCGTACGAGACAGCCATGCGATGGACCGGTTTAAAATTAAACCAGGTTCAGTCTAAacacaaatttattaaatttggGTCTGGGACTATTAATTGGGAGATATGgtattatttttaaatcaaaatCCATTTTAAATGCAATTACACATTTTTCGAATCTATCTCAATAAAATTCAGTAAGGTGAATATCTAGGAAAATCCAATTCATTGTAATTTAGAGTTTAGAGGACCACGACCCATAAATTGAATCCAAAATAACATTGACCCGAACCCGGATCGCGGCAGATGCTACATCGATCTCAATTTCGTGGTAATATGAGATCATTTTAGAAGTAAATGCTCAAAGAACTGTTAAGAAACTGGCCTTTTTGGCCTGTGGTGGTCATGCTGGTTTTGGGGTTCACTGTGGAGACTAGAGAGGCGTTTCAAGAGAAGAACGTGAACTCAGCGTGTATGCCTCTGGCTTTTGAGAATCTAATACTGGACTAGTTAAAAACCACGACGATTGTTACCCTGCGCACGCACACCCACCACTAAAACAAACTCCCTAATGCATGTTTGGCTTtcatttaaaagtttaaaattatttttattaaataaaaatattattttaaatattattaaaaaatattatttaaaaaattattttaatatttttattattaaaatttattaaatttaattttaaattatttttaatattttttaattaatatacttaaaaaaagtaattttcaGCACCTTCTCTCTATTTTGAGAGAAacaaaaataaatagataaaaatcacTTGCTTTAGTGTGAGAGAAAGAAACATGCATGGTATTGAGAGAGCACGATTCCCATAAAAGTAGAGATGACAGTGAGTCGAGTTTTTGTAAGTATTTGATTCGAGTAGAATAATTTTTACTATATACCTTAACCATCGTCGTCCCGACGCAAAAGGAAAGGTCTTTATAAGGATTCAGTTTCATCTCTCACCAACCAAGAGAACATGGCATAAAAACCTCAATTAAATCGATATTAACCCACAGACGAACTCCTCCTTACTCTCCGCATACATGTTAGTTGCGAACCCAAAACAAAAACTTAGGCAAGAATAACATAGATAGCAATTTAGGGATAAAAAGGATCATGGAATGATGGAAAGATGTGTCTTGTACAGATGCTGTGTGCGTACAATAGGAGAAGGGCCAGCGAAGAGGCGGCACGGCCAATGAGAGGGTGGCGTGGCTGGTGTTTAATAGGGTAGCTAGCTGGCTGTTGAGCTACTCACTTCTTTTACGATGCTGGGAGAACAAGAAACGAGCAGACGAGGGGCGGTGCGAGAGGATGGATGCGAAGAAACGACGTCGCATAAAGGTGCGGGGGAAGAAAGACAAAAGACTTGAATTTGTATTGGTGGAAATGGTGTGGGACCCCACctcatatttaacttattaaaaaataaaatttgcacTGCTTACATCAGTTAAGCAATCAAtagttattaaaatatttttcaattgaattaattttttattaataaaaaaaattatatttttactaaTCAGACTAATTATTGAGTTATTAAGGTCAAAATTattcaaatttacatttaattataaaattcaaGTAATTAAATatacatcatttaaaattttaattttttttttaagtgaagAAAATAAATGGATGAAAATGGAAGAAATCAGAATCCGGCGGAGGTGGGAGAGCTACAATACAACTACGTGACAAGATTCAGGGGAATGAAAAGAGGTAGACCCCACTCCCTCTTCCTTTGGCCAAACAACAAAACAAAAATTTCACTTGTTTCTCGCTTTCTCTCATCTTTTCGGTATATGTCTTTGACTTAGACCTCTCCTCCCACACGCTCACACGCAAAAACTTTTGCAATtatcgctctctctctctctctctctctctctctctctctctctaaatctATGCTTCCCTGTTAGACCCTTTTCCTTCTTACTTCTGCACTACACAACACTTGTTGTTTCCTTACCTCCACCTCGGGGATGGCCCTCTTCCGCCACCGCCTCCGCTACCCATCCACGCTACTCACTGCCTTCACTTTTATCCTTTTCTTATCTTCCGCAGTTGCCACTCTGTCCCTACTCGGTAAGAATCTGAAATCATCATTAACTATGCTAATTAAACGTAACCCTCTTGTTCAATTCGTAACCCTATCTATAATTGAGTGCTTTTTTATGCAGGTAGTGGGTTTCCAGAAAGGGGGTATAAAAGGGAAAGAGAAAGAGGCTTAAGGGCATTTGACAGAGTTCTCACTCAGAAACAACTCAGTGGACCAGGTTCTTCGCCGCCTACTTGTAGATCCAAGTGTGGAAAGTGTTTGCCGTGTCAACCGGTTCATGTGCCAATTCAGCCTGGTTTGAGTATGCCATTAGAGTATTACCCAGAGGCTTGGAGATGCAAGTGTGGAAACAAGCTCTTCAtgccttaattaaaaaaaaaaaaaaaaaaaaaaaaaagaaagactcGTTCTTTATTATGTTACCATTTGGGTAACTATTGGTGCTCGAAGGAGGTGGTGGTGCTGCCTTTTCCATGCTTGCATTATGATGATTTTGCCACTGGACAAGCTACTTTGGGAATGTAAGTTGTAGGGGTGAAGTTACCTAGAGAGATTtcttcccctctctctctctctctctcgttaatgatcattttctcttcttcttaatatatatatatatatagatatatatttacTTGCATTGATGCAAAGTTTATTATGAGACAGATTGGAATTAAGTAAAATCTGTAATTAAGATGAGTTTCTTTATATAAGAACAGAAGCTGCGATGCTTTAACccttgtctctctctctctctcacttcatTTATATTGACACTGAAATAAAATAGGATATTTCACTCCCATTGAAGTCAACAAACAGCTGAGTAAAGAGATTTTATCGGCTTAAACAAATAGATTACAAGCTTAATGTTTCTGTTCCTAGAAGGTATTTAGAGCATTGCATTGGcattcactctctctctctctctctctctctctccaatgTCACTAGTGAACAAATGAGTATTGAATAGTAGCAGACTATATAGCAATAGCAAGAAGAAAATGGGCAGTTTTGCAGGTATAGAAAAACAGTGAGATATTTTAATGATAACTCTAACGCCATGAAATCTTAGCATGTGAACGAAGACATGGGTTTCCGCTTTCCATTATTGTATTATGAAGCAGAGAATTGGGAAAATTTGGGAGAGGAAGCATCAAAGCAGAAACGATGGGGACACTATTCTttgtttttttgtttcttttcttctatGCAGTCTGAAATTTttcattattattgttattattattaactatttaattaattaatttctctatGAACAATAGTATCTTATCACTATGTACATTTGGGTATCGATTCTCCTTTTTTTCTCCGTGTTGTACGTGAGAGTAGTGCCATCCACATCCCACGAGCTCATCTCGATTTGTGAAGCAAAGAAAGTTGAACTGGTTTGGTTccgatttaatttttatttaatttgaattaaaataatttaatcattcatttttaattatttgaattaaattaaattatttaattacaatttaattaaagATTCAAGTAATTGAGCTCGActcttttttaaaataattttaatttgaatcaaATGATTAATTTTGATTCTGATTAGAGTCTGACATGAAGTCTTTTCAATTTCATATCTTAAAATTACTGAATTTCTTCGACCTTGGGATAAGGAATGTCAGATCTGAAGGCAGTTtggatttaaaaatattaaaactcaattaatatcataaattaattttaattaaatgtgatATTGATGTTTTGTACTTTATCAGGAAACATATTTGGTGGGTTAATTAGATTATGCACAAATGAAATTGAATGTTGATGTGAAATGTGGAATGTTCATTGACTGGGAGACAAATTTCCATCTCCACGGACTCCCCTGAAACAGAAGAAATCCtctttcaaaaaaaataaaacctATCTtggcttgatttttcatttttaactATTCAGTGATGTGTAAATAGTAATTGAAAACCCCACACGACCACACCCTTATTGTCGTTTTTGGGCTGCAAAAGAATATAGGTACTTTCCAATTTATAGTACTTCGCCAGCAAAAGGAAGAAGAGATGAACAAATTCCCCTTATATACAGGTGTCAATTTCACCTCTCAATCTCTGCCTGTGTAATTTGATTATTTCCCTGCTAATCACATGATTAATTAAGGTTAGTAGCAGATATTaatggatgatgatgatgatgatgcgaAAGCTGATCCATGAGAGTAAGCGGTGGAATTTGGAGACACACGAGGGGAGGGGTCTGAGTTTCCTGTGCACAAATAAATTGAAGCTGAAACATAATTTTCTGTTTGTTTGCATATGGCAGTGTTGTTTATGATGAATAAGGTaaaacaaaatcactgtaaaaagagaaaagaaaagaaaagaaaagaaaagaaaaagccatTTCAGATTCACTTACTCTTATCTTTAAAATGGGCCTACCTCACTTTaaatcaatcaatcaatcaaaGGCACGATGGTATTTCTGGAAGTGCCCATGCAATTCCGCTCCAAATTTCCTCACGATGCCTTGTTTATCTGTCCCTTTACATTTTgtaattttctatggtggaaaCACATTTTGTAATTACTTTACGTCAACTTTTTTtagaaattaagaaatttttttatttttaaaaaaataaataattatttaattcttaggttataataaaattaattatttaatttgataCATTATTTGGTTAATTTCTTTATTAATTATTCTGTTATTTAATATTAATCAAATCattacttaatttttattttaataaaattaattattattttttaaaacacattaattaatttttaaatttaattttattaattatttaatctcataataactttttatatctaaattatgtaccttaatttttttttctttttatttatctcTTACACTCTTATTTCACtcttatctttttttattttgcttttttaTATTTTGTCTCTGTTACATTTACactctttttttttattctcatattttgataAAAATAGTACAAAATATATGTGCAAAAAGATTAATTAGTTTCTCTATATCTCTAACTAATCAGGAAAAATTactttcaaataaataaaacataaaaataatataaaaaaatgaataaaaatactTGATCAATTTAAAGAaaccaaattttcatttttatctaaCAGCATATTTTTCAATATATCATGTTtcttaaaatataagaattaactaattagtttcagtAAAATATGTAATAACCTGATTTCCTTTAAAACAAAAATTTTTATATTCTtatatagtatttaaatattattttaatattatctaactaatttataattttgtaaaatttttatttatatatatttattgttatttctaaacatattttataaattatttgataattcaaatttaatttaaatgattagttttaaatattaatgttaaaccaattaacaaaatttattattttattatttttaacctTAGTTCTAAgatatgatttattattattagtttgattattattatcaataatattattattgtattttctttgtattttaattgtatatatatttGCATTTTAGGATCCAATTGAAAGGAATTTGGGGCATATTtgaaaaacataaaaaaatataaaggaTTGAAAAAGAATTGAAACTTTTCAGGAATGAATCTAGAAAAATGCTTACCTAGATTTATtcccaaattaaaagaaaatagcattagaTTTTTttactctctcttcctttccctctttcctctctctctctctctctctctctctctctcttcactctcttcccccccccccccccaaaccaACCCTTTTGCAGTTGTCAACAGGCCAACACCAACCACCGATGGTCGACGAGGCACGCCACCACCCTGGGTGACTCCGGCGAGTAGCTTGCTGTCTAGAGCAACATCAGAAGTGGCGGCAAACAAGGGAGGAGAGGGAAAAACTAGCCCGCAGAGGTAACAACTTCCAAGCATGGTTCCTGCTTCATCCGTTGTCTAATCAAGGTGATTCTGGTGGAGTTCAAAAATTTATTcaaagagctttcttttgatactaattttgcagcaaatggtggTCGGATAATAGAGTTATGGAAGAGAGAATTTttaggtttttcaagcttttcgaTCAAATCTAAGACGATATgtccgttggatcgacgattcgAAATCACCAATGGACTCATAGCAATGAAACCTTCAAGATGGGACTGACCCCGCTCATATCGAACATTGTTTGAAAGGGACGATTATCGAATGGTCCAAATCGCTTAGTGCAATTAGATTAATGATAGCTCACTGGCACCCGGGATTGAGTTTTCGGTCAAATTCGACTGCTTAGTGGCCCGTCCCAAAATATAGTCAATATTATAGTTGATTATAACATTTTCAGATATTTCAGACGCATTTCAGATAGCAAAATTTGCAAAGGTAGTTTCGAACTTAATTGTATTAGTTTTACCTTGGTTAATCTGGCTaataaatctataaaatattcacgacttagtaaaattaagtaaaataattttaattaatataagaaCAATGTAAAGGACCtccaataatatttttataatttttgaagtactgaaaataaatatttagaCTGTAAGCATTCGATCTAAAGTTTGAAGGATTGGATCTAGATTGGGATTCTTgtagacccggtatgggcattttaATTACTGTGATGGGCTTGAGGACCTATGTGTTATTATTTGTTCATTTTCTTGCAAGGGTGTTAGGTCCAATTATAGGAaaaactctgctaaaattttggcaaggccttagaaaattatttttgcttttttttttattattaaattaatcaattgTTTCTATCAGTAAATTTAATAGAGGTCAATATATCTGTCTAGGTAATCAGTGCCAGTTAACCTTTCTTCTCCTTTCAGCCAGACTAGTTGCAATCAGGTCGACCAATCTGtaagttggatattgattatttttgtaattttaatattaattatatatttggcATGCTtgtgcattttataaatatttaattatacacatatatagttaatatattaggggCATTTTGATTGTTGcatatttcattattattatttatttgtgatCACTGTCTTAAGAATAATTTAGAACTGTGTGTACGTATTGGTGTGAATATGGTGTGGATATGGATTGGACTTTATATTTATGACAttgattaatgaaaaattattatgatattaaATAGTTTGTACATAATGGGTATCAggattgagctgggctcccctaattttggtTTCTCATGATTATCAGACTAAGTTGgcctaaataaaaatataatattttattttattttatttacatgttgggccttAATTTTGAACCTGATTATGGGTTTGAGAATAGTGAGGCTTACTATTTTATACTGGCCAAAGTCCTAGTATCAGTTCGGCCCATGAAATCGGATCGTGACAAAATAGATGGATCaaacagtaatttttttttttcataatacaGAGATTGACTAATTAATTtccttaaaagaaaaaaaaaattatgtagtaATTTGATTATCATTAACTAACAAAAAATTTAACAAGGGTTAAATAGTTTAAAAgaagtgaaatataatatattttttaaaatataaaaattaaataattaatttcattcaaatatatGAACCAACTAAAAGGGAAGTGCATTATTTTtggttttattattaaattttaatttaaatcttaaacttataattttaaagatatatttttaatataaatttaaaatatttaaaatttaaattactttttttttgaaatttattgaattttaattgataaaaatcaaatttctgCCTTTATTGCTGGATTAACTTATCTTTGTAAATGGAAGTgatattcaatcaataaatagCCATATAAATttgaaataggaaaaaaaaaatactaacatGAAAAAAATTGTCATCTAACcctatcaattaaaaaaaatctttaaaaataTTACAAAACATACTTTCTACCGTttgtttatgaaaaatattttttattttcaatttttgaaatatttaaaaaataagttaataaaaatatttttattgtaaaaaaaaattaattattttaaaaaatgattttatgtttttaaaagagaaaattattttttaaaattttgataattttgcaTATAATTAATATAGCATTATAAcaagagaaattaaataataataacatttttttaattcttttattcactttcatttaaaataaaaaaaagcatTAGTTTGAAATAAAAAAGGCAAATTGGGTTCTGTTGGGCTGGAGACTGGTGATTGATGGCCTCAAATAATATTGAAAAGCCCCAAAGGGAATCTACAGAGGGGCTCGAGTCAGAGGTAGGAGTCAGTTTGCCTATTTCTTTGTCACCCTTCAGTTGCTTTGGGTTCTCTGAGGGAGAGATATCAAGATAAAGGCCAATGATCTGATGTGATATTTGATTTGACAATGTTGTTGGGATTGCCGGTCAACTAGGTGGCATACGACAATATACTTAGAAATTTCATCCCCTTCACTGAAATAATTTCTATTCTGTTACCCGAGAGCTCGAATCGGCCCAAAATCATTGGTTTCAGTTCATTTACAAGGGTAAATTGAACAAATCATGAATTCCTACAGTTTCGAttcaaattttgatttcaatttctgtttaattaaaaattaaatcgaatgatctaaaattattttttagaccTTTTAAATGAAAAAGACGATTCaacttaaaatcatttaattgaatTGTATTTTAATTTCGATTCATTTTATTTACGATTCAAATTAAAAATAGGATTAATCAATTTATGTTCAGTTTACATCGATCTGATTTCAATTTTAAATCAACCCTTAATTGGGTCTACTCGAAAAATGCGATACGATTATAATTTTCTCTAAATTTGATGGGCAGTTAAATCAGTTTTACCATGCCATAAGGTCGCACAAATAATTATAGAggacttcaataatttatttccttCTACTGAAAATATATTGCTATGGTCCCTAGCTCCCAGCGATATGCGGCCAAAATAAGGGGAATAAAAAATCTGAGTGATACGTATGCTCAATCATGACTTGGTTGCTGCTTTCAGTTCTTCAGATGAAAAATTCCATTATTTCATCCCAAAAATCCTATCCTAGTTTTTAAATGCCAGCAAGAACAACACATATTTTCATGTTTTTAGGTTCAAGGAGGAGGAATTGTACATCCACTGTCTGCATCAGTGGAGCCACAACGCAAGGATTGTTAAACGAGTCGAGCTATTCTATTTCTATATTTGGTTACCTGCTGCAGTGTCTCTAAGGCTTCCAAATAAAGGCCCTTTTGAGGCCCAGATCACGGGCACTGCATATCTCGCTGAAGGTTTTGCATTTACCCTATTTGACCAGTTTAGTGATAAGAGACATTTTTTTCTTTATTGCGATGCAGTGATTAGAACCCCTTTTCAGGCCCAATTCATTCGATTGGGAGgaggaaaaatttaaaagaaaaataaaaatattttctttattcttttatttgaaatgaaaaaaaacaaagaaggagagaaaataaaaatatttgattagaaaaaagaaaataaaagtaaaagataataaataaaaattattatttattatttttttaaattagagaaaaataagtaaaaaataaaaaattatatttttatcttaattattaattttaattacaaataaagtaaatattttattatttacaaaattattttcttttttttaaaataaaatttccatCTCCTTTCACATTTTCCCCTTTATTTTCTTTATCCTCTAACAAAGTTCCAAGCATGTGTTGATTTTTctcctataaaaaaaataaaatttatataaaaaaagctAGATTTTCGTTTTCCACACATCATTCGCTGGCTACCTAATTGGAATGACCATAATATCCTTGGTCGATTCAATTAATCTGGACGAATTATCGCATCGCTAGCTCTTTACCACTTTCTCATTCCACGGCAACACAATACTAGGGGCATTTTCAGTCTTTTCATACCCGTCCAGCCGTCCTATTTGTTCATTTTCCCTATTGCGTTTCGCGAAAAAGGGAGAAAaagctgagagagagagagagagagagagagagagagagaggaaaaacgAAAGAGCGAAGAAAACATGGTTGCCCCGAACCAGGTAATAACTCTGCTCCTTTTTGATGTATTTAGCTTTCCTTTTATTCCCTTGGAAAGTCTTTTCTCGAGAAAAATATCCTTCTTAATATGGATAATCAGCTGTGCATGCTGGCCAAGTTTTTTGATATTCTATCATGGCGTTCTACTTCTTCTTTCTGATCTCGATCGTTAGTGAAATATTAgcccttttttttaattttattttgaattataattaacGATTATATGTTTGAATGCCTTTCAACTGCTATCTCAGTTCATGAAACTGTAGTTCCTAGGTAGTATGTACCAACCTTTGGTATCTGAGATTAAACCTGGTTGGTTAATGAAGTATCGATTAATTGATGTATAGTATTTCttatatatttgattaattttCAATCTTACTTCCGTTTTTCATTGAATTTTGACTTTCTAGTCATTGCAATTTTAACCAAGATGGGATTGATTTACTCGTCTACTGAGATGGTCAGGATCTGTCATTTGCTTTAAAGCACGGAAATTTTAGGGTACCAGAACCATAATTTATGCATTTACGAAAAATTCGAAacacatttcaaatttttttttaaacgaAAGTCATGAACGAAATAAGCCTTTCATGCTTCTTACATCTCACTGGTGAAACAAAAACGTCCCTTAGAGAAGCCAGAGCTTTAAGAACAAAGAATTTGCATTCGATTATTGGATAAGAATTGGGTTTAACGGGAGATTGATTCAAAAAAGGCCGTAGTGAGGCACAATAACACTCATGATCGGCTTCGTAGGAAGCCAAGTGAATTGAAGGTGTCTTTTAGATTCTTTAATTTTGtatgtaaaattaaaatatataaatgcatttctatatttttatataaaaaataaaattgataaatatctctatatttttatagaaaaattaaaatttgtaaatatctctataattttacataaaaattaacaattataaatgtactcctttttttttatttatattacaaGTTTCTGCATTTCCATCTCCGTCCCTCATAGATTGATGCACAATCAGTTGTATGGCTTAAATAAAacgattaaatataatataagagAAATATTAAGCAAGGATTTTGCAAGTGGCAGGCAACCTTTTAGATGTTACGTTGCTCTgtcaaaataagaagagaatgcTTTTGGAGTTGGAGTATCTTTTCTATTCATGTTTTTGTCTCCTCCATTATGCGCATATGCGTGTGCTTGATGTGGTAAATTTAGATTAGTAGCTTTACAAGATGGTTAATCTAAGGTCCATTTTGGTGCTATAGGCAGTCTGCTTAACCAGTGAAAGATGCCTAGAGCTTAGGAAACCATGATTTTGGGAAAGCTTGATAAAATGCAGCTTCCCCAAAGCCATGGCTTGGCAACTTAGGAAAAAAGAGAGAAGGGGGTGGTGTGGTTGTGGGTGGGGGGGTTGGTTTGGTGAGGGGAAAGAACATGCAAAAGCAGTTTGGAGAAGCAGGTCCAAACCAGTCTGCCTTGTCATTTGAGCAGAAACTCCAAAACTGCTGGTACAAGGAGCTAGACTGGCTTCTAAGCATCTGATGCTACTTATCTCCAAAATTGctattgggggggggggggggggggggggtggttgtTGTGGTTTTTGGTGGGGTGTTGGTTGGTGAGGGGAAAGAGTATGCAAAAGCAGTTTGGAGAAGCAGGTCCAAACCAGTCTGCCATGTCATTTGAGCAGAAACTCCAAAACTGCTGGTCCAAGGAGCTAGACTGGCTTCTAAGCATCTGATGCTACTTATCTCCAAAATTGCTTATCATGCTTCAGAAGTTTTTCATCAAACTTCTACTTAGGTTTTGAGAACAAAAAATTGATTGGATAAATAAAGCTTTACAAAGTGATGTTTTCCTTCTGAATTGCTTGAGGAATTTTAGTTAGAGCGGATTCTGAGCTAAATTCTGTAAAGACTTGCTATATGATGTTGAATCCTGATATTGGGATTGATGGTCATGTATGAGTTCTTTTTTCTGGAATACTTTGTTCAAATGTCCTTAGTTCCTCCCTTCATCATCGGACTGTACGCATATTGATCTTAAAACACCAGAGTCAGCATTAATCGTTAACCTGTGATCCGGTGATTGTTTTcattctttttattattatttaaagggTTGCAATGGGATGcctaaaccatagttaaatcttAAGTTTTTCCCTGTTTAAATTCATTAGTCTCCACTTCTAGAATAAAAAGATACAAATAAGAAAATGTAGCAATGTTGTGATTTTTTTTGTCTTGTTTTGCAATTTCCACAGGATACTAGAGAAGAAGTCATTCAGGCATGGTACATGGATGATAGTGATGAGGACCAAAGACTGCCTCATCACAAGGATCCTAAGGAATTTGTAT belongs to Hevea brasiliensis isolate MT/VB/25A 57/8 chromosome 4, ASM3005281v1, whole genome shotgun sequence and includes:
- the LOC110673267 gene encoding EPIDERMAL PATTERNING FACTOR-like protein 5, producing MALFRHRLRYPSTLLTAFTFILFLSSAVATLSLLGSGFPERGYKRERERGLRAFDRVLTQKQLSGPGSSPPTCRSKCGKCLPCQPVHVPIQPGLSMPLEYYPEAWRCKCGNKLFMP